The Agromyces marinus genome window below encodes:
- a CDS encoding mandelate racemase/muconate lactonizing enzyme family protein: MKITGYRTLAAQQHWRRAIGDVNGHIVEAVTEVPIVILETDAGIEGVGVGSHADLARLFPAIEGEDPRSVAALFDRMLAQVFKSGHAGATYGGIATLDAAIWDLKAKAAGEPLWRMLGGRDRFVPGYASGLDIALGDDELTAFYAEFADRGFVAGKLKGGLDFDADRRRLGILADALSANTSRPGLMLDANESWQVKQAVRYVSALEEHVDLLWVEEPLRRWDAVGHARLSSAIRAAVATGENLTGVDQFRPLFEAGAPDVVQAGAIWGVSHMHRLSFAAAARDLPVSIVGYNANPAVAHVMPAVPNHLTTEIQALEFADGMLVDHEYADGGIVLSDEPGSGIRIDEAAIAVARRGNGWADPAGPHMRPIRAGLRVVLDGVER, encoded by the coding sequence ATGAAGATCACCGGGTATCGCACCCTGGCTGCGCAGCAGCACTGGCGCCGCGCCATCGGCGACGTCAACGGGCACATCGTCGAGGCCGTGACCGAGGTGCCGATCGTCATCCTCGAGACGGATGCCGGCATCGAGGGCGTCGGCGTCGGCTCGCACGCCGACCTCGCCCGGCTCTTCCCCGCGATCGAGGGCGAGGACCCGCGCAGCGTCGCGGCGCTCTTCGACCGGATGCTCGCCCAGGTGTTCAAGTCGGGGCACGCGGGCGCCACCTACGGCGGCATCGCGACGCTCGACGCCGCGATCTGGGACCTCAAGGCGAAGGCCGCCGGCGAGCCGCTCTGGCGGATGCTCGGAGGCCGCGACCGGTTCGTCCCGGGCTACGCATCAGGACTCGACATCGCGCTCGGCGACGACGAGCTCACCGCGTTCTACGCGGAGTTCGCCGACCGAGGCTTCGTCGCGGGAAAGCTCAAGGGCGGCCTCGACTTCGACGCCGACCGGCGTCGGCTCGGGATCCTCGCCGACGCCCTGTCGGCGAACACCTCGCGCCCGGGCCTCATGCTCGATGCGAACGAGTCCTGGCAGGTCAAGCAGGCCGTGCGCTACGTCAGCGCCCTCGAGGAGCACGTCGACCTGCTCTGGGTCGAGGAGCCCCTGCGCAGGTGGGACGCCGTCGGCCACGCTCGGCTGAGTTCGGCCATCCGTGCGGCGGTCGCGACCGGCGAGAACCTCACGGGCGTCGACCAGTTCCGGCCGCTGTTCGAGGCCGGTGCGCCCGACGTCGTGCAGGCGGGTGCGATCTGGGGCGTGTCGCACATGCACCGCCTCTCGTTCGCCGCGGCCGCACGCGACCTGCCCGTCAGCATCGTCGGCTACAACGCCAACCCCGCGGTCGCACACGTCATGCCCGCGGTGCCCAACCACCTGACCACCGAGATCCAGGCGCTGGAGTTCGCCGACGGGATGCTCGTCGACCACGAGTACGCCGACGGGGGCATCGTGCTGAGCGACGAGCCAGGCAGCGGCATCCGCATCGACGAGGCCGCGATCGCGGTCGCGCGACGCGGCAACGGCTGGGCCGACCCGGCCGGGCCGCACATGCGGCCCATCCGGGCGGGCCTGCGCGTCGTGCTCGACGGGGTCGAGCGATGA
- a CDS encoding MBL fold metallo-hydrolase — MSAVDAAGTGAAIHGEIRPGLHRVQAPLGDRFVALYVLVGDDSALLVDTGIRESITETLLPYLDAAGIPRERLRWAVNTHCDFDHTGGNGALKAAIPTVSIVAHELDAELTEDVQRLIDVRYGEFRDTDGFDDPPETTAYLRSVSDLVPVDVRVTGGEEFDLGGRTVRVLHVPGHSPGHVAVYDEANRALLIGDATLGATVPFADGSPAFPPTYRDTDPYVASLTAFRDLDADLLLTAHYPVYEGAGVGAFLDESEAYTERVDAVLLAVLGAADGPRTTLELVRDAGSELGPWGADALDYAVFPVTGNLERLAARGVVAEQTDAAGRRRWSLA; from the coding sequence ATGAGCGCCGTCGACGCGGCCGGCACGGGCGCCGCGATCCACGGCGAGATCCGTCCCGGCCTGCACCGCGTCCAGGCGCCGCTCGGCGACCGGTTCGTCGCGCTCTACGTGCTCGTCGGCGACGATTCGGCGCTCCTCGTCGACACGGGCATCCGCGAGTCGATCACCGAGACGCTGCTGCCCTACCTCGACGCCGCGGGCATCCCGCGCGAGCGGCTGCGCTGGGCCGTGAACACGCACTGCGACTTCGACCACACGGGCGGCAACGGCGCCCTGAAGGCCGCGATCCCGACCGTCTCGATCGTCGCGCACGAACTCGACGCCGAGCTCACCGAGGACGTGCAGCGCCTCATCGACGTGCGCTACGGCGAGTTCCGCGACACCGACGGCTTCGACGACCCGCCCGAGACGACCGCGTACCTGCGGAGCGTCTCCGACCTGGTGCCCGTCGACGTGCGCGTCACGGGCGGCGAGGAGTTCGACCTCGGCGGGCGCACGGTGCGCGTGCTGCACGTGCCGGGGCACAGCCCGGGCCACGTCGCCGTGTACGACGAGGCGAACCGCGCCCTGCTCATCGGCGACGCGACCCTCGGAGCTACCGTGCCGTTCGCGGACGGATCGCCCGCGTTCCCGCCCACGTACCGCGACACCGACCCGTACGTCGCGAGCCTCACCGCGTTCCGCGACCTCGACGCCGACCTGCTGCTCACCGCGCACTACCCGGTGTACGAGGGTGCGGGCGTCGGCGCCTTCCTCGACGAGAGCGAGGCGTACACCGAGCGGGTCGACGCGGTGCTCCTCGCCGTGCTCGGCGCGGCCGACGGCCCCCGCACGACGCTCGAGCTCGTGCGCGACGCGGGCTCCGAGCTCGGCCCCTGGGGTGCCGACGCGCTCGACTACGCGGTCTTCCCGGTCACCGGCAACCTCGAGCGGCTCGCCGCGCGCGGCGTCGTCGCCGAGCAGACGGATGCCGCGGGCCGCCGCCGCTGGAGCCTCGCATGA